From Arcticibacter tournemirensis, one genomic window encodes:
- a CDS encoding glycoside hydrolase family 97 protein, whose amino-acid sequence MNIKQILFFVVAVLLFSMETFAQRQFNLSSPDGRVTVKVEVGDDIKWSASLDGKPVILPGSVSMAVNKDILGKKPVLLSQSRRQINNRITVDVPRKNKTEQDLCNELLLQFKNNYSLIFRAYNEGAAYRFETKYKNEVLVENEDVNLSFNPGSQVFFPEEESIISHYERSYIDTALASLSLGRFCSLPVLVTSGGVRVLVTEADLFDYPNLFLSATAGNSLAAKFPPVLLQADPGKRPDRDEKIVKEADYIARTSGTRTFPWRVFTITDDDRKLAESDMVFKLSRPVAINDTKWIKPGKVAWDWWNANNIYGVDFEAGLNTATYKYYIDFAAKYGLEYIILDEGWSKTTTDLTAPNPDINLEELISYGKSKGVGVILWMLWKPLDQNMEKHLDQFVKWGAKGIKVDFMQRADQYMVNYYERVARECAKRQLLVDFHGAFKPSGLHRAYPNVMSYEGLKGAENNKWGKLITPDHNLTLPFIRMVAGAMDYTPGAMINANKVSFRDIFDNPMSMGTRCHQFAMYVVYESPLQMLADNPTHYYKEPESTEFISKMPVTWDETRVLDAKVSDYILVARRKGAKWYAGAMTDWTPRTLTLDCSFLPPGNYKIEMMQDGVNAGRNGNDYKKVVQKITNGSKLVLNLAAGGGWAGIIEKAD is encoded by the coding sequence ATGAATATTAAGCAAATTCTATTTTTTGTTGTCGCTGTTCTGTTGTTTTCTATGGAAACATTTGCGCAGCGGCAATTCAATCTCTCTTCCCCCGACGGGAGAGTTACCGTAAAAGTTGAAGTCGGCGACGATATCAAATGGTCGGCCTCCCTTGATGGGAAACCTGTGATACTTCCGGGATCTGTTTCTATGGCGGTAAACAAGGATATCTTAGGGAAAAAGCCGGTTCTGCTTTCGCAGAGCAGAAGGCAGATCAATAACAGGATCACGGTAGATGTGCCTAGAAAGAATAAGACGGAGCAGGACCTTTGCAATGAGTTGCTTCTTCAATTTAAAAATAATTATTCCCTTATATTCAGGGCTTATAACGAAGGGGCAGCCTATCGCTTTGAAACCAAATATAAGAATGAGGTCCTTGTTGAAAATGAGGATGTCAATTTAAGCTTCAACCCCGGCAGCCAGGTGTTTTTTCCTGAAGAGGAAAGCATCATCTCGCATTACGAAAGATCGTATATCGATACTGCTCTTGCTTCGTTATCTTTAGGACGGTTTTGTTCATTGCCAGTCCTCGTGACTTCGGGCGGCGTAAGGGTGCTGGTTACCGAAGCTGATCTGTTCGACTACCCGAATTTGTTTCTCTCGGCAACAGCAGGTAATTCCTTAGCTGCTAAATTTCCACCGGTATTGCTTCAGGCTGACCCGGGAAAGCGTCCTGACAGGGATGAAAAGATCGTAAAGGAAGCTGATTATATCGCCAGAACAAGCGGAACAAGAACCTTCCCCTGGAGGGTGTTTACTATCACAGATGACGACAGGAAACTTGCAGAAAGCGATATGGTTTTCAAATTGTCGAGACCTGTTGCTATCAATGACACAAAATGGATCAAGCCGGGAAAAGTGGCATGGGACTGGTGGAATGCCAATAACATCTATGGTGTTGATTTCGAAGCGGGGCTGAATACAGCGACCTATAAGTATTATATCGATTTCGCGGCTAAATATGGCCTGGAATATATCATTTTAGATGAGGGCTGGTCAAAAACAACCACTGATCTGACAGCTCCCAATCCTGACATTAACCTTGAGGAATTGATCAGCTATGGTAAAAGCAAAGGAGTTGGTGTGATCCTTTGGATGTTGTGGAAGCCGCTGGATCAGAACATGGAGAAGCATCTCGATCAGTTTGTGAAATGGGGAGCCAAAGGAATCAAGGTCGATTTCATGCAGCGCGCAGATCAGTATATGGTCAATTACTATGAAAGAGTTGCCCGTGAATGTGCGAAACGTCAGTTGCTGGTTGATTTCCATGGTGCTTTTAAGCCGTCGGGACTGCACCGTGCTTATCCCAATGTGATGAGCTATGAAGGTCTGAAAGGAGCAGAAAACAACAAATGGGGTAAGCTGATCACTCCTGATCATAATTTGACACTTCCTTTTATCAGGATGGTGGCCGGGGCTATGGATTACACTCCCGGCGCGATGATAAATGCCAATAAGGTCAGCTTCAGGGATATTTTCGATAATCCAATGAGCATGGGGACACGTTGTCATCAGTTTGCGATGTATGTGGTTTATGAAAGTCCTCTTCAAATGTTAGCAGACAATCCGACTCACTACTATAAAGAACCCGAATCGACAGAGTTTATTTCTAAGATGCCGGTAACCTGGGATGAAACTAGAGTGCTGGATGCGAAAGTTTCTGATTATATTCTGGTGGCTCGTAGAAAAGGTGCTAAGTGGTATGCCGGGGCAATGACAGACTGGACGCCCAGAACGCTGACTCTTGACTGCTCTTTCTTGCCCCCCGGGAATTATAAAATTGAGATGATGCAGGACGGTGTTAATGCAGGGCGTAATGGGAATGACTATAAGAAGGTAGTTCAAAAGATCACTAATGGAAGTAAGCTTGTTTTAAACCTTGCGGCCGGTGGAGGCTGGGCTGGTATTATAGAAAAGGCAGATTAA
- a CDS encoding alpha-N-acetylglucosaminidase, whose protein sequence is MYRRISYLIILVSLLSSPFTGFAEIADHTLSSQSSSGLSSSREVIRRTIGNRADQIQLEIIPAANGLDVYAAEARNGKLTVRGSSASALCYGFYEYLKKACNSMVSWSGSYLNIPARWPDYTVATTTSPYKYRYYLNVVTFGYTTPYWDWQRWEKELDWMALHGVNMPLAVVGSEAIAARVWKKLGLSDREIHEFFTGPAHLPWHRMGNLNKWDGPIPASWHKDQLALQHKILDRMRALGMHPVAPAFAGFVPEGFKKKHPELKVNALKWGGFPGEYNAYVLSPGSKWFEDIGKLFVEEWEKEFGRNTFYLSDSFNEMDVPVPKDHPEQKYPLLAGYGESIYNSIKAGNPDAVWVTQGWTFGYQHKFWDQQSLKAMLSKVPDDKMMILDLANEYPEYVWKIPMVWKTHEGFYGKQWVYSFVPNFGGKTPWTGVLSLYASGSAEALKSAYNKSLVGFGSAPEGIENNEVVYELLADMGWSRDAVDLNSWLAQYCRSRYGGYPDKMRLAWEQLQKTAYGTFGSYPRFLWQLVEPDTRRKGSVNSDPLFMQAAQNFLDCSEDLKQSNLYRNDAIEIAMLYLGVRADEYYKEALKAAGEGKVAEKKAAGDKAIAILKQIDRLLESHPTDRLQPWVASARAYGKTEQQKDYYESNAKRLITTWGGKQEDYAARLWSGLIRDYYIPRIQNHLYDVNFNRAKWEESWIKKAGVSKVPPFADPLAKAKELVRQYSEP, encoded by the coding sequence ATGTACAGACGTATAAGCTATTTAATCATTTTAGTCTCATTGCTGAGTAGTCCGTTCACTGGTTTTGCTGAGATAGCAGATCATACCTTGAGCTCTCAGAGTAGTTCAGGACTTAGTTCTTCACGCGAGGTGATCAGAAGGACCATTGGCAACCGGGCAGACCAGATTCAGCTGGAAATTATTCCTGCCGCAAATGGACTGGACGTGTATGCCGCTGAGGCTCGCAATGGAAAACTTACGGTGCGGGGAAGCAGTGCTTCTGCCTTGTGTTACGGCTTCTATGAATATCTCAAAAAGGCCTGCAACAGTATGGTGAGCTGGAGCGGATCCTATCTGAATATTCCGGCAAGGTGGCCTGATTACACTGTTGCAACGACGACTTCGCCCTATAAATACCGGTATTACCTTAACGTAGTCACTTTTGGTTATACCACGCCTTACTGGGACTGGCAACGCTGGGAAAAGGAGCTGGACTGGATGGCCCTTCACGGTGTGAATATGCCTCTGGCAGTTGTGGGGAGTGAGGCAATTGCAGCTCGTGTATGGAAGAAACTAGGCCTGAGCGATCGGGAGATACACGAGTTTTTTACAGGTCCTGCACATCTCCCCTGGCACAGGATGGGAAACCTGAACAAGTGGGACGGTCCGATCCCTGCCTCGTGGCATAAAGATCAGCTGGCACTTCAGCATAAGATCCTTGACCGGATGAGAGCATTGGGTATGCATCCGGTTGCCCCTGCCTTCGCAGGATTTGTGCCCGAAGGGTTTAAGAAAAAACACCCTGAGCTGAAGGTGAACGCTTTGAAATGGGGCGGTTTCCCTGGAGAGTACAATGCTTATGTTCTCTCTCCGGGCTCTAAGTGGTTTGAAGACATCGGTAAGCTGTTTGTTGAGGAGTGGGAGAAGGAGTTTGGCAGGAACACCTTTTATCTTTCCGACAGCTTTAACGAAATGGATGTACCTGTGCCGAAAGATCATCCCGAACAGAAATATCCGCTACTGGCAGGCTACGGGGAGTCTATTTACAACTCTATTAAGGCCGGAAATCCGGACGCCGTGTGGGTAACTCAAGGCTGGACGTTCGGATATCAGCATAAATTCTGGGATCAGCAGTCACTTAAAGCGATGCTGTCCAAGGTGCCCGACGACAAGATGATGATCCTCGATCTGGCAAATGAATACCCTGAATATGTATGGAAGATACCCATGGTTTGGAAAACGCACGAAGGGTTTTACGGCAAGCAGTGGGTATACAGCTTCGTTCCAAACTTCGGAGGTAAAACGCCATGGACAGGAGTCCTTTCTCTGTATGCGTCGGGCTCGGCAGAGGCTTTGAAATCGGCTTACAACAAGAGTCTGGTGGGCTTCGGTTCAGCCCCCGAGGGGATTGAGAATAATGAGGTGGTATATGAGCTGCTGGCCGATATGGGATGGAGCCGGGATGCCGTTGACCTGAATAGCTGGCTAGCTCAATATTGCAGGTCGCGCTACGGTGGCTATCCTGATAAAATGAGGCTTGCCTGGGAGCAGCTTCAGAAAACGGCTTATGGAACGTTTGGTTCTTATCCGCGCTTTCTCTGGCAGCTCGTGGAGCCCGATACCCGGAGAAAAGGCAGCGTCAATTCCGACCCTCTTTTTATGCAGGCAGCGCAGAATTTCCTTGATTGTTCGGAAGATCTGAAGCAGAGCAACCTTTACAGAAACGATGCCATAGAAATTGCCATGCTTTATCTGGGAGTAAGGGCTGATGAATACTATAAGGAAGCATTAAAGGCTGCCGGGGAGGGTAAAGTAGCGGAGAAAAAGGCGGCAGGCGACAAGGCGATAGCGATCTTGAAACAGATTGACCGCTTACTTGAATCTCATCCGACCGACCGCCTGCAGCCCTGGGTAGCATCGGCACGTGCATACGGCAAGACAGAGCAGCAGAAAGACTATTACGAGTCGAACGCTAAGCGGCTTATCACTACCTGGGGAGGGAAGCAGGAAGACTATGCAGCACGGTTATGGAGCGGTTTGATCAGAGATTATTATATCCCCCGGATACAAAATCACCTTTATGATGTTAACTTTAACCGTGCAAAATGGGAAGAGTCGTGGATAAAGAAAGCAGGAGTTAGTAAAGTGCCTCCTTTTGCTGATCCTCTTGCAAAAGCAAAGGAGCTTGTACGGCAATACAGTGAACCCTAA
- a CDS encoding IPT/TIG domain-containing protein, with translation MKRLMLLLLTIGLLNASCQKEDGSGDKPAPVVSSVSPLRGRAGTVVTISGENFSRLRKENSVKFNGVEAKIVTFNEENIYVEVPEGGTTGPVSISVAGKSVEGSSFEYMDPIIPYTTETFAGDGTAAFADGAGIAAKFNNPEGVAVDSRGNIIVADRVNNRIRKITPEGVVTTLAGTGVAGKVNGPAATATFNGPWKVAVDKNDNIIVADRSNNLIRKITADGMVSTIAGSGVRGSANGQGTSASFNYPQDVEVDASGIIYVVDYTNNLIRKITTDGMVTTLAGSTVGYADGTGTDAKFNAPCGVALDHDGNLLIADRNNHMIRKITPAGVVTTVAGNGTKGVVDGDLLSASFSEPYGLCIAQSGEIFVAELAGHAIRKITKYGEVITIAGNGTAGFADGATASAVRFTNPTDVVTDSQGRVYVADLANHRVRRLVQQK, from the coding sequence ATGAAAAGACTTATGCTCCTGCTTTTAACAATAGGATTGTTAAACGCTTCATGTCAAAAAGAGGATGGTTCAGGGGATAAACCGGCCCCCGTGGTTAGCTCGGTCTCTCCGCTGCGGGGAAGGGCTGGAACGGTAGTAACGATCAGCGGTGAGAATTTCAGCCGGCTGAGGAAAGAGAATTCGGTGAAGTTTAATGGGGTGGAGGCAAAGATCGTTACGTTCAATGAAGAGAATATCTATGTTGAGGTACCTGAAGGAGGGACAACCGGGCCTGTAAGTATCAGCGTTGCCGGTAAATCTGTTGAGGGCTCCTCCTTTGAATATATGGATCCGATCATTCCTTACACCACGGAGACCTTCGCCGGCGATGGCACCGCTGCCTTTGCTGATGGCGCAGGTATAGCTGCTAAGTTTAATAACCCTGAAGGTGTTGCTGTTGATTCAAGAGGGAATATCATCGTTGCCGACCGTGTCAATAACCGCATTCGCAAAATAACGCCGGAAGGGGTGGTCACCACACTGGCCGGAACGGGTGTTGCAGGAAAGGTGAATGGGCCGGCAGCTACAGCGACATTTAATGGACCATGGAAGGTGGCGGTGGACAAGAATGATAACATCATCGTTGCCGACAGGTCAAACAACCTGATCCGTAAGATCACTGCCGATGGTATGGTATCGACTATAGCCGGAAGCGGCGTAAGAGGAAGCGCCAACGGACAAGGCACGAGTGCCAGCTTTAACTATCCGCAGGATGTGGAAGTGGATGCCAGCGGGATCATCTATGTGGTGGATTATACTAACAACCTGATCCGTAAGATCACCACAGATGGAATGGTTACTACCCTAGCCGGAAGTACCGTCGGATATGCCGACGGAACAGGGACGGATGCTAAATTCAATGCTCCCTGCGGCGTTGCGCTGGATCACGATGGCAATCTGCTTATTGCCGACAGGAATAACCACATGATCAGAAAGATAACTCCTGCGGGCGTTGTCACTACGGTTGCAGGGAACGGGACTAAAGGAGTGGTTGACGGCGACCTGCTGTCGGCCTCATTCTCCGAGCCATACGGTCTTTGTATTGCTCAATCGGGTGAAATCTTTGTTGCCGAGCTTGCTGGTCATGCTATACGTAAGATTACGAAGTACGGGGAGGTGATTACGATCGCAGGAAATGGTACAGCGGGGTTTGCCGATGGAGCCACTGCTTCTGCGGTAAGGTTTACCAACCCAACCGACGTGGTTACCGACAGTCAGGGAAGAGTGTATGTTGCAGACCTTGCGAATCACCGGGTGCGCAGGCTGGTTCAGCAGAAATAA
- a CDS encoding endonuclease/exonuclease/phosphatase family protein yields the protein MNDFIKEQLVKSLCLLLLAFSLSGNLLAQGGKGVKIKVLSYNIHHCNPPSKAKEGLIDIKAIANVIKRSHADLVALQEVDVNTERSGKGLNQARELAKRCGMHFFFVKTIDHQGGDYGIAVLSKFPIVDSAKYKLPMQEGAGGEPRGLAVVTVKLKGGKKVVFASTHFDLKAANKPLQAEEVNRIFKDQSLPVVLAGDFNSLPESEAITILDKGFTRTCRENCGFTIPEVNPNRTIDYIMFKKPEQFEVLSHKVISEPYASDHLPLLAELKVK from the coding sequence ATGAACGATTTCATTAAGGAACAACTTGTAAAAAGCTTATGTCTCCTTCTTCTGGCGTTTTCCCTGTCGGGCAATTTGCTTGCCCAGGGAGGAAAAGGAGTGAAAATAAAAGTCCTTAGTTATAATATACACCACTGCAACCCCCCTTCAAAAGCAAAGGAAGGGCTGATAGATATTAAGGCCATTGCAAATGTGATTAAAAGATCGCACGCAGACCTGGTGGCCCTGCAGGAGGTAGATGTAAATACCGAGCGCTCGGGTAAAGGGCTGAACCAGGCCAGGGAGCTGGCAAAGCGGTGCGGAATGCATTTCTTTTTTGTCAAAACAATAGATCATCAGGGTGGCGACTATGGGATCGCTGTTCTTTCTAAATTTCCGATAGTCGATTCGGCGAAATACAAACTTCCCATGCAGGAAGGTGCCGGGGGTGAGCCGAGAGGACTGGCGGTGGTGACAGTGAAACTGAAAGGCGGTAAGAAAGTGGTCTTTGCCAGTACGCACTTCGACCTGAAAGCAGCAAATAAGCCCCTTCAGGCGGAGGAAGTGAACAGGATATTTAAAGATCAGAGCTTGCCGGTAGTGCTGGCCGGCGACTTTAATTCTCTTCCCGAAAGTGAAGCCATCACCATTCTTGATAAAGGATTTACACGTACATGCAGGGAAAACTGTGGTTTTACCATCCCTGAAGTGAATCCTAACCGCACCATTGACTATATCATGTTCAAAAAGCCTGAGCAGTTTGAAGTGCTGTCTCATAAGGTGATCAGCGAGCCGTATGCTTCGGATCATTTGCCGCTTCTGGCCGAATTGAAAGTAAAGTAA
- a CDS encoding endonuclease/exonuclease/phosphatase family protein: MKIRNFVLAGIAAAIVAGCGKSKSDGPEEPEKPVTETLTTIKSGQTIKVMTYNIHHANPPAQAGVIDVNAIATVINAEKPDFVALQEVDKNTRRSGVNLNQAQDLAAKTKMSVFFSKSIDYDGGEYGVAVLSRYAIVDRTRYPLLLAEGATGELRSVAMISVAAEGGSGKFYFASTHLEVSDAASRMAQVRELLRINSGIQGPLVLAGDFNAQPASEAITALQQGFNPGCSSGCPLTSPAASPSRTIDYIFLNQQASAAFSVLSYRTANEAQASDHRAVIAELKYK, encoded by the coding sequence ATGAAGATAAGGAACTTTGTACTGGCAGGGATTGCCGCAGCGATCGTGGCAGGATGTGGAAAATCGAAGTCAGACGGGCCTGAGGAGCCCGAAAAGCCAGTAACGGAAACCCTTACGACGATTAAGTCGGGGCAGACTATTAAGGTAATGACCTATAACATCCATCATGCAAACCCTCCCGCTCAGGCAGGGGTGATAGATGTAAATGCGATAGCGACTGTGATCAATGCCGAGAAGCCTGATTTTGTGGCGCTTCAGGAGGTAGATAAGAATACCAGAAGGTCGGGAGTAAACCTGAACCAGGCGCAGGACCTCGCTGCGAAGACTAAGATGAGCGTGTTTTTCTCTAAGTCTATCGATTATGACGGGGGCGAGTATGGGGTCGCCGTACTTTCGAGATATGCTATAGTAGATCGTACCCGTTATCCTTTGCTGCTGGCGGAAGGGGCTACCGGCGAACTTCGCTCTGTTGCGATGATCTCGGTAGCCGCCGAAGGGGGAAGCGGAAAGTTCTATTTTGCCTCTACGCACCTCGAAGTCTCGGATGCGGCAAGCCGGATGGCGCAGGTGAGGGAACTTCTCCGCATCAATTCGGGGATACAGGGACCCCTGGTGCTGGCGGGCGATTTCAACGCCCAGCCGGCCAGTGAAGCGATCACCGCGCTCCAGCAAGGCTTTAATCCTGGTTGCAGTTCAGGTTGTCCTCTTACCTCACCGGCTGCCAGTCCCAGTCGTACTATCGATTATATCTTTCTTAACCAGCAAGCTTCGGCTGCGTTCAGCGTACTGAGCTATCGGACAGCAAATGAGGCTCAGGCTTCCGATCACCGCGCCGTTATTGCCGAATTAAAATATAAATAG
- a CDS encoding RagB/SusD family nutrient uptake outer membrane protein, producing MKRITIYIAILAGLALSSCKKDFLDRVPRDQIVDETFWETEGQLVLAANGLYAVIKNKNTVDLDQIGDNSYNSSSTDHRNIAAGRYGIDIGTANTEWRNLYQAIRQCNVFLSNYNRAETVSPERREELAAEARVIRAYLYAHLTLFFGDVPLITTPITIEDVYGPRNPAQEVQDFVLNELQEASVYLKSELPDKSNQGRIRKGAALGLKARYALYFGRYDVAEKAAKDVMDLGVYQLYNTGDPATTYNNFFTWAGKLVNGNNRETIIARLNLTNESMHNLSREIQVPDQSSRFNPTKSLVDAYLCSDGLPIDKSPLYRDNTYNQVFENRDPRMAQTILAPGARWGGRYDGKPVNTSPEIFTTPKFVSDRRGSVTVTGYYFTKYVEIATVSQVGFDQNDIHVLRYGEILLTYAEARFEQGTLTQEDLDKTINLLRGRVNMHPMMLTELAANGMDVRTEIRRERRVELALEGQRYFDIKRWKQGALLAQPIKGMNKAWAAVPADVANLRADAQGYIIVDDDRRFEDPKNYLWPVPMIQLDRNPNLGQNPGW from the coding sequence ATGAAGAGAATCACTATATATATAGCAATATTAGCAGGACTAGCCCTTTCTTCCTGTAAGAAGGATTTCTTAGACCGTGTTCCGCGTGATCAGATTGTAGATGAAACGTTCTGGGAGACGGAAGGCCAGCTGGTTTTGGCGGCAAACGGGCTGTATGCGGTTATTAAAAATAAGAACACGGTAGATCTGGACCAGATCGGGGATAATTCTTATAACTCCAGCAGTACAGACCACCGTAATATCGCCGCCGGGAGATATGGGATTGATATAGGAACGGCAAACACCGAATGGAGGAATTTATATCAGGCTATCCGTCAGTGTAATGTGTTTCTTTCCAACTACAACAGGGCAGAAACTGTAAGTCCGGAGCGCAGAGAAGAACTTGCTGCAGAGGCAAGGGTCATTCGTGCTTACTTATATGCTCACCTGACACTGTTTTTCGGAGATGTCCCATTGATAACTACTCCTATCACTATTGAGGATGTTTATGGCCCGAGGAATCCGGCTCAGGAAGTACAAGATTTCGTTCTGAATGAACTACAGGAAGCTTCGGTATATTTGAAATCAGAATTACCGGATAAAAGCAATCAGGGGAGGATCCGTAAAGGCGCTGCATTGGGACTTAAAGCACGGTACGCGCTGTATTTCGGGCGTTACGATGTGGCTGAGAAGGCAGCAAAAGACGTGATGGACCTCGGGGTTTACCAGTTGTACAATACAGGAGATCCGGCAACAACGTACAATAACTTTTTTACCTGGGCAGGAAAGCTCGTAAACGGAAATAACAGGGAAACCATCATCGCCCGGCTTAACCTGACCAACGAAAGTATGCATAACTTAAGCAGGGAAATTCAGGTGCCTGATCAGAGTTCGAGGTTTAATCCTACTAAATCTTTGGTGGACGCATATTTGTGTTCCGACGGCTTGCCTATTGATAAGTCGCCACTCTACCGGGACAATACCTATAACCAGGTGTTTGAAAACCGGGATCCGCGTATGGCTCAAACGATCCTTGCTCCGGGTGCAAGATGGGGCGGTCGCTATGACGGTAAACCCGTCAATACCAGTCCCGAGATTTTCACCACACCTAAATTTGTGTCCGACAGAAGAGGGAGTGTAACGGTTACCGGTTATTATTTTACCAAGTATGTTGAGATAGCTACTGTCAGCCAGGTAGGTTTTGACCAGAATGATATCCATGTTTTACGCTACGGTGAAATTCTTTTAACGTACGCAGAAGCGCGGTTTGAACAAGGTACTCTTACACAGGAAGATCTTGACAAAACGATCAACCTGCTCCGTGGGAGAGTTAATATGCACCCTATGATGCTTACTGAACTAGCGGCTAACGGCATGGATGTACGCACTGAGATAAGAAGGGAGCGCCGGGTTGAACTGGCCCTTGAGGGACAGCGTTATTTCGACATCAAGCGCTGGAAACAGGGAGCGCTGCTGGCTCAGCCTATTAAGGGGATGAACAAAGCTTGGGCGGCGGTACCTGCAGACGTAGCAAACCTCAGAGCAGACGCTCAGGGCTATATTATTGTGGATGACGACCGTCGTTTTGAAGATCCGAAGAACTATTTGTGGCCGGTGCCGATGATTCAGCTCGACCGCAATCCTAATCTCGGTCAGAACCCCGGATGGTAA